The Colias croceus chromosome 22, ilColCroc2.1 DNA window aatgCTGAAATACCTACATCAATACCTATTTCTAAACAAAGCAAATCTATCGAATCGAAATCGGCGATAATTCAAGCAATGAATTCGTcgtttatgtttaatattgttatattaatgCTAATCCTAATGATACGATATGAAACGTAACCTTATTTGATTGAAAAACACTGATACCTTGAGGCTGATCTTCTGTACGGACTTTTTCCCATTCCTCTTGACGCCGTCGTCTGGCTTCCAAAATTTCCGATTCAGATATAAATCCGGAACTCATTTTTTACACGTTTGGCGCTTAGAGATAATAAACACTTGAACACAATTCTAAATAAACACCTTTTAGCTTATATTTAAGTTATCTCGATCTCGTTAGAATggttagaaataatttttattttattttaatttcaataattaaatcaCAAACGTTCTCTTGACACTGACAGCAACTAATTCcaatgtcaaatgtcaatgtcaaaatcatttttttttctataaaaataccGGCAAAATTGAAAACTGATGCTGTATACTTACTTACTCATTCGTACGAATAGCGAGGTGATTAATTACTATTAAAACCTgtgattaaaacataatatttacctcACTGGATATTGGCGCGATTATGttaaggtaaataaataactcaCAATATgtcatcaataaaaataattattttaaggaaaTACCGTCGATTGTTATTAGGTACAGCTTTTAGAAAGTTTTGTTGGAAATCCTTGACTTGACAGCCTTGCTGTccgacagactgtcggacatttctTACGGAAGTTTTCGTGCAGATGGAAACGCGGCCTTAGTATCATTTAAACATAAGAgtagttttaaatttctaaaaaacaaacaatacatTAACAGCGACGCTGGTCCGTGTTCTTGGCTTATTATACGAAAtggtaagttatttttttttaataatgtaaactatgataaaatattatgtttcatttattacatGAATTATCCATGAAACTGAATACtaccatttttttaaattttaagcgAGCTTGCGGTTACGCCACAGGTTACGCACAAGGTTACGCACCCAATTTCCTTTTACCATtactttagaaaaaaaaagtgaaattGACAAGTGACAACTGACATTTGACAATTTGTTAGGTTATGTTTGAAGTTGTGAAGCTGAAAAtaaccaaatatttttattgtttttactaaatatttacagcaatagtaattaattatgtctGAATCGGACGCTATAGATAATAAAGAACCCCATAACGAACTTGTAGAAGATGGCACTAACAAGTTGTTAGTCAGATGTAAATTTTGCGGTTCAAAGATTTTAGACCGGAAATCgggaaaatatttgaaacaagaGGTATTTTATTCTTTCCATTTCACTACCTTTCCcttaatattaaacttaatatAAAGCGTAAATTTAGTCATAAATATTAGCCACCGCATACCGCTTTATCTTGGTTTAACCGGGAACGGCGCTATTTTCCAAAGTTTTCCTATAATCCTTGCTTTCCGTTAAGTTTGTTCAAATTACTccttagtgtaaacgaaactacagttatctatttttttattattatctatttaattgttttctatttcCGCTTTCTAACCTTCATATAAATAGCTAAatcttcaatataaaatattatactgaCCACTGAATttccaatataaaatattattaacacactaatataatgtttacaGAAGGACCTCCCTCTAATGGAGCAGGATAAGAACTCAGACGGACAGGTCCAAAGCGAAAAAATagatgaattttattttgtcgAAAACATGTACACTTTTGAGAACATTGGTTTTACACACACAGTAgataattataagtatttaagttGTGCGGATTGTGACGCAGGCCCTGTTGGCTTCTATGATATGAACACTAAACATAGTTATGTCGCTCTGTCTAGAGTTAAACATGAATAGGTTATAAGTAACGTTAAGTTAACGCTTTTGCAAGTCTGAATATAGAAATCTATGTGAaattgtgaattttattatttgtcagTCAATAGTGTAAGGGAACTTGTGATTTTCTTATGTTCAATTTATGATTAAtccctcagcccccggaatcacagacacaatagaaaatctattgtcgtggtctcattgggccgctcggtggtcaatgggttaaaggaaataaaatggaatattttctttcagACCCCACagtaagaaatattattctttagcTGTTTGCCATGACTCTGGAatttgcataaataaataaaatagcttATGTCACTGGCaacattcaatttttttttaaatgttcagAGATAGGTACCTTCTTATTAGTTTACTAGATATATGTaaacaattttgtattatttttttgttaatgtgGTCAGTGATTACTTTGAACAGCTACACGTCTTGATTACTTAATAAAggatattcattatttagagtatttttttctgatacctatacagggtgtcccactgttggtatactaagctcaaaggaggttatagttttgcatacgctaagttcgtaaaaaaatacttattaaattccagacgcattttttttccaaatagatgaattcttaaaactctgtGTACACCCATAATAAGCAACCcacccaactttgccacccgcacgtgagctatcgtttaagattatgttttcatagacaaaatgctcacattagcgaagcggtatatgccgatTGCCGCTGCGCGAaactagagaagaaaacatggattttcaggaaaaatttagcaaaaattttttgacgtaattttgttgtttaagtattttttacgtgatcagtgtatgcaaaactacaagtcccttcgcgctaagtataccaatagtgggacaccttGTATATATAAAAGGATATCATAAGCTGTAAAGTTATTCTAACTTGCATTTACTTTTTTCCATTTCATGCACCAATAacattaactaaatttaaaaagagatGAAATTcaattgcaataaaaatttatgaatatataaaaaagtttaaatatttattatttttatattttatattaaattatgtataagaaGCATGAGGTGGGACCTATGCATTTTGTGAAAATGtatctaaattaaaatgtttattatataaaaaaacgacgtgtggcactcggggactgccgcggtaaagctattgcatgctatgccttcaagccacaccttcgcccgtcggagtggggagcgtgaggttttttcgttacggaatttctcgattcagtccccgcgctcaaggcccgcgatagaagctttgcaatagcttaataaaaaaacgttttatattgtatagaatataatttaatcgaGAAATcagagtttaaaaaatatttatatttcttaataaaatttagatctgcaagaaaaataaacttgtGTTTATAAATCGTATTATATATAGCATTTTATCTATACTCTCTGCTCATTGTATCATTCCAAAGCTTATCAAGTGAAATTCAGgtgaaaacattatttattactttttacaa harbors:
- the LOC123701708 gene encoding guanine nucleotide exchange factor MSS4 homolog translates to MSESDAIDNKEPHNELVEDGTNKLLVRCKFCGSKILDRKSGKYLKQEKDLPLMEQDKNSDGQVQSEKIDEFYFVENMYTFENIGFTHTVDNYKYLSCADCDAGPVGFYDMNTKHSYVALSRVKHE